CGTGTCCGAGGGCACGCTCACCGGCACCACCGTCGCGCTGCAGGGCCAGACCATCACCCTGGGCCGTGCGCACGACTCCACGATCGTGCTGGACGACGACTACGCCTCCAGCAGGCACGCCAGGATCTACCCGGACCGGGACGGTCAGTGGATCGTCGAGGATCTCGGGTCCACCAACGGCACGTATCTCGACCGGACCCGCCTCACCACCCCCACACCGATTCCGCTGGGCGCGCCGATCCGCATCGGCAAGACCGTCATCGAGCTGCGGAAGTAGTGCTACATCATGAATAGGCGCGAGCGGAGCGAGCGGGACGGGCTCCCGACCGGAGGGTGGGCAGTGTGGCTCGAGACCGGCTGTACCCCGAGGCAGCATCGACAGGGCAGGTCGGCATGACACTGTCACTGCGCTTCGCCGCGGGCTCGCACAAGGGCATGATCCGCGAGGGCAACGAGGACTCCGGCTACGCCGGGCCCCGGCTGCTCGCCATCGCCGACGGCATGGGTGGCCAGGCCGCCGGTGAGGTCGCCTCCTCGGAGGTGATCTCGACGCTCGTCCAGCTCGACGACGACGTCCCCGGCTCCGACCCCCTGACCTCGCTCGGCACCGCCGTGCAGCGGGCCAACGACCAGCTGCGCATGATGGTCGAGGAGGACCCGCAGCTGGAGGGCATGGGCACCACGCTCACCGCCCTGCTGTGGACCGGTCAGCGCCTCGGCCTCGTGCACGTCGGCGACTCCCGCGCGTACCTGCTGCGCGACGGTGTGCTGACGCAGATCACGCAGGACCACACCTGGGTGCAGCGGCTCGTCGACGAGGGCCGCATCACCGAGGAGGAGGCCACCACCCACCCGCAGAGGTCGCTCCTCATGCGGGCGCTGGGCAGTGGCGACCACGTCGAGCCCGATCTCTCGATCCGCGAGGTCCGTGCCGGCGACCGGTACCTGATCTGCTCCGACGGCCTGTCCGGCGTGGTGTCCCACCAGACCCTGGAGGACACCCTCGCCAGCTACCAGGGCCCGCAGGAGACCGTGCAGGAGCTGATCCAGCTCGCGCTGCGTGGCGGCGGCCCGGACAACATCACCTGCATCGTCGCCGACGTCCTCGACACCGACTCCGGCGACACCCTCGCCGGCCGGCTGAGCGACACCCCGGTCGTCGTGGGCGCGGTCGCGGAGAACCAGGCGCCGCTCGGCGACGGCGGGGCCATGCAGACCCCGGCCGGCCGTGCGTCCAGCCTCGGCCGTCCGCCGCAGGTCCAGCCGCCCGCCGGGGGCTTCGGCCCGCCCGGCAGCGGCGACGACCACGGCTACGGCGGCATGCCGCCGCAGGGCTCGTTCGGCGCCTACACGGACGACGACTTCGCCAAGCCGCGCACCGGCCGGAAGTGGCTCAAGCGCTCGTTCTTCCTCATCCTGGCCGTCGGCGTCGTCGGCGGCGCCCTGTACGGCGGCCACCGCTGGACGCAGACGCAGTACTACGTCGGCTCCAAGGACGAGCACGTGGCGCTGTACCGCGGCATCAGCCAGGACCTGGCGTGGGTGAAACTCTCGGACGTCGAGAAGGACCACCCCGAGATCGAACTCAAGTACCTGCCGCAGTACCAGCGCAAGCAGGTCGAGGAGACCATCGCGGGCGGCAGCCTCGGCAAGGCGCAGGCCAAGATCGAGCAGCTGGCGACGCAGGCCTCGGCGTGCAAGAAGCAGGAACAGCGCAAGGCGGCCGCCGACGCGGCGACCGACAAGGCGACCACCCCGCCGCCCTCCGACGGCACCACCCCCGCAACCAAGCCCACCACAGCAGCTCCCTCCCCGGGCCCCACCCTCTCGGAGGAGGAGCAGAAGCTGGCCTCGAACTGCGGCAAGCAGTAAGCGCCCGTAGGGGGGCCTTTCACCACCATGAGCGTTGTCACCAACACGACCACCATCGGCGCCATCGAGGCGCCGAGCCGCCGCAACACCGAGCTGTGGCTGCTCGGCTTCGCCGTCGCCATCCCGGTGTTCGCCTACCTCAACGTCGGCCTGGCCATCGACGGCAAGATGCCGCCGGGCATGCTCGGCTACGGAGCGGGGCTGGCCCTGCTGGCGGGTGTGGCCCATCTCGTGGTGCGCAAGTTCGCCCCGTACGCGGACCCGCTGCTGCTGCCGCTCGCGACGCTGCTGAACGGCCTGGGCCTGGTGCTGATCTGGCGCCTGGACCAGTCGCCGCGCATCATCGCCCGGTACGACACGTTCACGCCGGACGCGCCCAAGCAGATGATGTACTCGGCGATCGGCGTCGCGATGTTCGTGGGCGTGATGCTGCTGCTGAAGGACCACCGTGTCCTGCAGCGCTACACGTACATCTCCATGGCGGCGGCCCTGGTCCTGCTGCTGCTGCCGCTCGTGCCGGGCCTGGGCGCCGACGTCTTCGGCGCCAAGATCTGGATCAACATCGGCGGCTTCTCCATTCAGCCCGGTGAGTTCGCCAAACTCGTCCTGGCCGTGTTCTTCTCCGGCTATCTCATGGTGAAACGGGACGCGCTGGCGCTGGCCAGCCGCCGCTTCATGGGCCTCTACCTGCCGCGCGGCCGCGACCTCGGTCCGATCCTGACCATCTGGGCCGTCAGCCTGCTGATCCTGGTCTTCGAGAACGACCTCGGAACCTCGCTGCTGTTCTTCGGCATGTTCGTGATCATGCTGTACGTGGCCACCGAGCGGACCAGCTGGGTCGTCATGGGTCTGCTGATGTCCACCGCGGGCGCGGTCGTCGTCGGCTCCACGGCCAGCCACGTGCAGTCCCGTGTCGCCGCCTGGCTCGACCCCTTCGGCTGTCTGAAGACGGCCCCCGAGGGCTCGAACATGGCGGCCGCCTGCGACCAGATGACGCAGGTCCTGATGTCCTTCGGTTCCGGCGGCATCCTCGGTACCGGCCTCGGCCAGGGCAACTCCGACCTCATCGGCTTCGCCGCCAACTCCGACTTCATCTTCGCCACCGTCGGCGAGGAGCTCGGCCTCGCCGGTGTGATGGCCTTCCTGCTCCTCTACGGCCTGATCATCGAGCGCGGCGTGCGCACGGCCCTGGCCGCCCGCGACCCGTTCGGCAAGCTGCTCGCGATGGGCCTGTCCGGCGCCTTCGCGCTGCAGATCTTCGTCGTCGCCGGCGGTGTCATGGGCCTCATCCCGCTCACCGGTATGACCATGCCGTTCCTCGCGTACGGCGGTTCCTCCGTGATCGCGAACTGGGCGCTGATCGGTGTGCTGATCCGCATCAGCGACACCGCCCGCCGCCCGGCGCCCGCCCCCGCCCCGTCCCCCGACGCCGAGATGACCCAGGTGGTCCGACCGTGAACAAGCCCCTGCGCCGGGTCGCGATCTTCTGCGGCCTCCTGGTCCTCGCGCTGCTCATCCGCGACAACTGGCTCCAGTACGTCCGCGCCGAAGAGCTGAACACGCACCCGAAGAACAAGCGGGTCACCATCGAGCGGTACGCGCACGAGCGCGGCAACATCATCGTCGACGGCAAGCCGATCACCGGCTCCGTCGACACCAAGGACCCGTACTACGCGTTCAAGCGGACGTACACCGACGGCCCCATGTGGGCCCCGGTCACCGGCTACGCCTCGCAGGCCTTCGGCGCCACGCAGATCGAGTCCATCGAGGACGGCATCCTCACCGGCAACGACGACCGGCTGTTCTTCGACCGCACCCTGTCGATGTTCACCGGTGAGAAGAAGACCGGCGGCGACGTCATCACCACCCTGAACGGCGCCGCCCAGCGGGCCGCCTACGAGGGCCTGGGCGACAAGAAGGGCGCCGTCGCCGCGATCGACCCGCAGACCGGCAAGATCCTCGCGCTCGCCTCCACCCCGTCGTACGACCCGTCGTCCTTCGCCGGCTACCACGACAAGGACTCCAAGGCCTGGAACGACCTGGAGGAGGACCCGGACAAGCCGAAGCTGAACCGCGCCCTGCGCGAGATCTACCCGCCCGGCTCCGTGTTCAAGGTCGTCACCGCCGCCGCCGCGCTGGAGAACGGCAAGGTCACCGACATCGACGCGGCCACAGAAACCCCCGAGCCGTACAAGATCCCGCTGTCCACGAAGAACATGAAGAACCACGCCTCCGGCTGCAAGGACGCCAGCCTGAAGCGGGCTCTCGAGGTCTCCTGCAACTCCGTGTTCGCCAAGCTCGGCGACGAGGTCGGCCGGGACAAGATGGTCGAGATGGCCGAGAAGTTCGGCTTCAACAAGGAGCAGTTCATCCCGGTCCGCGCAGTCTCCTCCGTCTACGACAAGAACATGGACCGCGGCGGAAACGCGCTCTCGTCGATCGGTCAGTTCAACACGGCGACCACCCCGCTCCAGATGGCCATGGTCGCGGCCGGCATCGCCAACGACGGCAAGCTCATGAAGCCGTACATGATCGACCAGCTGCGCGCCCCGAATGTGGACATCGTCACCCAGAACGAGCCGGAGGAGCTGAGCCGGCCGGTCTCGGCGGAGAACGCCCAGCTGCTCCAGGCGATGATGGAGAGCGTCGTCACGAACGGCACCGGCTCCAAGGCCGACGTGAACATGCCGGGCGTGCGGGTCGGCGGCAAGACGGGTACCGCCCAGCACGGCGAGAAGAACAAGGCCCGTCCCTACGCCTGGTTCATCTCGTACGCGAAGACCGACTCCGGCTCCCCGGTCGCCGTCGCCGTCATCGTCGAGGACGACGCCGGCACCGACCGTGAGGACATCAGCGGCGGCGGCCTCGCGGCTCCGATCGCCCGAGATGTGATGAAGGCGGTTCTGAAGAGCAGAAGCTGACCGCAGGCCGGGCACGGTCGGATACCGGTCAGGTATCAGGTGCCGGACACGGGCGGAACGCCTTCCCATGGCCGGTACCGTATGCGCGAACAGCTATACCGCCGGACCACGCACGGGTGCGGTCGGGACAGACGGAGAGGGCTGGAATAGCTATGGAAGAGCCGCGTCGCCTCGGCGGCCGGTACGAGCTGGGCTCGGTGCTCGGCCGTGGTGGCATGGCCGAGGTCTACCTCGCCCACGACACCCGGCTCGGCCGCACCGTCGCCGTGAAGACGCTGCGGGCGGATCTCGCCCGTGACCCGTCCTTCCAGGCCCGGTTCCGCCGGGAGGCCCAGTCCGCCGCCTCGCTGAACCACCCGGCGATCGTCGCCGTCTACGACACCGGCGAGGACATGGTGTACGACGGCGGCGCCGGCGCGGGCTCCGGGGTCTCCATCCCGTACATCGTGATGGAGTACGTCGACGGCTCCACCCTCCGTGAGCTTCTTCACTCCGGCCGCAAGCTGCTGCCGGAGCGCACGCTCGAGATGACCGTGGGCATCCTGCAGGCGCTGGAGTACTCGCACCGCGCCGGCATCGTGCACCGCGACATCAAGCCGGCCAACGTCATGCTGACGCGCACCGGCCAGGTCAAGGTCATGGACTTCGGCATCGCGCGCGCCATGGGCGACTCGGGCATGACCATGACCCAGACCGCCGCGGTCATCGGCACGGCCCAGTACCTCTCCCCGGAGCAGGCCAAGGGCGAGCAGGTCGACGCCCGCTCCGACCTGTACTCCACCGGCTGCCTGCTCTACGAGCTGCTGACCGTGCGGCCGCCGTTCGTCGGCGACTCCCCGGTCGCCGTCGCGTACCAGCACGTGCGCGAGGAGCCGCAGCCGCCGAGCACGTACGACCCCGAGATCACGCCCGAGATGGACGCCATCGTCCTCAAGGCCCTGGTCAAGGACCCCGACTACCGCTACCAGTCCGCCGACGAGATGCGCGCGGACATCGAGGCCTGCCTCGACGGCCAGCCGGTCGCCGCGACCGCGGCGATGGGCGCGGCGGCGTACGGCGCCGCGGGCGGCTACGGCGGGTACGGCGGCGCCGACGACCAGCCGACGACCGCGCTGCGCCAGGCGGACCCGGCCGGGCAGACGTCCATGCTCCCGCCGATGAACCCGGACGACGGCGGCTACGGCTACGACGACCGCCCCGGCGGCCGCCGCCAGAACCGCCAGAAGAAGTCGAACACCGCGACGATCCTGCTCGTCGTGGCGGGCATCCTGGTCCTCGTCGGCGCGATCCTGATCGGCCAGGCGCTGTTCAACAACGACAACGGATCCGACAAGATCCCGGTGCCGCAGCTGGTCGGCAAGACCCTGCAGGAGGCCGAGGGCTCCGCCACGAACGTGGGCGTGAAACTCCAGCAGGGTGGCACCGCCCGCTGCGACCAGCCCAAGGGCTCCATCTGCAGCCAGTCCCCCGAGGCGACGAGCGGCGCGCAGATGACCAAGGGCGAGACGATCACCGTCCAGGTCTCCGAGGGCTCCCCCCTCCAGGAGGTCCCCGACGTCACCGAGAAGTCCCGGGAGAGCGCGACGACGCAGCTCGAGAACAAGGGCTTCAAGGTCAAGGTCGAGGAGGAGGAGTCCGACGAGGACCCGGGCACGGTCATCAAGCAGAACCCGCCCGGCGGCTCCAAGGCGGAGAAGAACTCCGAGGTCACGATCACGGTCGCGAAGCAGAACCAGAAGACGGTCCCGCCCGTCGTGGGCAACCAGTTCGACCAGGCCAAGGCCCAGCTCGAGACCCTCAAGTTCACCGTCGCCCGGGTCGACGTCGAGTCGGACCAGCCGGCCGGCACGGTGGTCGACCAGGACCCGAAGGGCAACTCAAAGGCGGCCGAGGGAACGCAGATCACCCTGAGGGTCTCCAAGGGACCGGCCCAGCAGCTGACCATCCCCGGTGACATCGGGGGCAAGAAGCTGAAGGACGCGAGGAAGCAGCTGGAGGACATGGGCCTCGTCGTCCAGCTCGCCCCGGGCTCGTCCGACAAGGACAACGCCACGGTCGTCAACAGCAACCCGCCCGCCGGCTCCCCGGTGACGCCGGGCCAGACCGTCACCCTCCTCACGGTGGGCGGCGACGACGGCGGCGGCTTCTTCGGCGGCGCCCGCGGCTAGCACCCGCGGTCACGGACACCACGCGTAGGGCCCGCCTCCTCCGGGAGGCGGGCCCTACGCGTTCGTGCGTGCCGTCGGCGGAACTCCGCTTCGCGCGTGCCGTCAGCGGAGCTCCGCCGGGGGTGTCCGCGTGTTGTCGACCTTCTCGGTGCGCTCGAGTTCGCCCCAGACGATGAAGCGGTAGTCCGAGGTGTACATCGGGGTGCAGGTCGTCAGGGTGATGTAGCGGCCGGGCTTCTTCTTGCCGGACTGTTTGGGGACGGGCTGGAGGACCTCGACGTTGTACTTGGTCGTCTGCGGCATGGTCTTGAAGACCTTGTAGACGTACCAGGTGTCCTTCGACTCGAAGACGATCGAGTCCCCGGTCTTCAGCTTGTGGATGTTGTGGAACTTCGCGCCGTGGCCGTCGCGGTGCGCGGCGAGCGTGAAGTTGCCCTGCTTGTCCTGCGGGAGGGCCGACTTGACCGGGTCGGTGTAGTAGCCGGCGACGCCGTTGTTCAGGGTCTTGGTGGCCGTGCCCTGCTTGACGAGTATCTCGCCGTTGCCCATCGCCGGGACGTGCAGGAAGCCGATGCCGTCCTTGGTGTCCAGCGCGCCAGGGCCGCCGGCCCAGCGGTCGCGGACGTGGGAGGCGTCCTTGTCGGCCGCCTGGTCGGCGAGCACGTTCGTCCACCACAGCGAGTAGACGACGAACAGGCCGAGCAACACCCCGCCCGTGATGAGCAGTTCACCGAAGACACTGATGGCGCCGGCAATCCGGTCGCGCGCACGTGACACTGTGTCGTCTTCCTCTCAGCCTACGAGCGCGTCCGGTTTCCCCTTGCTGCGCGGGCGTTCCTCGACCATCTTCCCCCACACGATCATCCGGTAGGTGCTCGTGAACTCGGGGGTGCAGGTGGTCAGTGTGATGTATCGGCCCGGCCTGGTGAACCCCGACCCCCGCGGAACGGGTTCGATCACGGAGACGTTCGACGGCGAGGTCTGCGGCAGGACGCTCGCCATCTCGTACGTGTAGTACGCGTCCTGGGTCTCCACGACGATCGGATCGCCGGGCTCCAGCCGGTTGATGTACCGGAACGGCTCGCCGTGCGTGTTCCGGTGGCCGGCCACCGCGAAGTTGCCCTGCTTGTCCGACGGCATGGCCGTCTTGAGCCTGCCCTCGCCGTAGTGGCCGACCATGCCGCGGTCCAGGACCTTCGGCTTGCTGATGCCCTCGGCGATCGGCACGACGACGTCGAGCTTGGGGATGTACATGATGGCGAAGCCCTGGCCCGGTTCGAACGCGTCCGGCTTGCGGCCCTTCGCCCAGTCGTCCGCGATCCGGTTCTTCGCGGTGTCGGCCTCCTGCCCGGCCCGGACGTTGGTCCACCACAGCTGGTACGTGACGAACAGCAGCATCACGACGCCGAAGGTGATGAACAGCTCGCCCACGACCCGGCTGGCGACGACGCCCACGCTGTCCTTGCGGGCGCGTGCGGCCCTGCGGGCCTCCACCCGGGACATCGGGCGGCCGGGCTCCTGCGCGGCCGCTGGAGCGGCCGTTGCGGCCCGCCGGCCGCGTCCCTTCGCCGCCCTGCGGCGCTCGGCCCGGCCGGGACCTGGGTCCGAGGGGGGCGGCAGCGGGGGCTCGACGGTCCGCAGCGCGACGGTCTCGTCGTCCCGCACGCCCTCGGGGACGTACGCGGCGGGGTCCGGCTCGGGGACGTACGCCGGTTCGTACGTGTACGGGTCCTCGGCCGGTATCGGCTCGTACGGCGCCGCCGGCGGCGCCGGCTCCTGCGGGTACCCGTACGGGTCCGCGTACCCGCCGCCGTCCGCGTACCCGCCGCCGTCCCCGTACGGCTGCTCGTGAGCCCGCTCCGCTTCCGGGCCCGACGGGTTCGTCGCCCGGAACCAGGGCGAGCCCGTCGTCACGCGACGGCCTTGCCCACCACCGGCGCGAGCCCGGCCGAGCGGCCCACCGCGCCTTCGTCGCCGCACTGCGCCAGCCAGTTGGCGAGCATCAGATGGCCGTGCTCGGTCAGCACCGACTCCGGGTGGAACTGCACGCCCTCCACCGCGAATTCGCGGTGCCGCAGGCCCATGATGATGCCGTCCTCGGTGCGCGCCGTGACCTCCAGCTCGGCCGGCAGGTCCGCCGGCTCCGCCGCCAGCGAGTGGTACCGGGTCGCCGTGAACGGCGACGGCAGGCCCGCGAAGACGCCCTTGCCCTCGTGCGTGACCGGGGAGGTCTTGCCGTGCAGCAGCTCGGGGGCCCGGTCCACGACGCCGCCGTACGCGACCGCCATCGACTGCATGCCCAGGCAGACGCCGAACACCGGCACGCCCGTCGCGGCGCAGTGCCGCACCATGTCGATGCAGACCCCGGCCTGCTCCGGCGCGCCCGGGCCGGGGGACAGCAGGACGCCGTCGAAGCCGTCCTGGGCGTGCTCCAGGGCCACCTCGTCGTTGCGGAGAACCTCGCACTCCGCGCCGAGCTGGTACAGGTACTGGACGAGGTTGAAGACGAAGCTGTCGTAGTTGTCGACGACGAGAATCCGTGCGCTCACTGGCCGTCCACCGTCACATCGTTGA
This sequence is a window from Streptomyces sp. HUAS YS2. Protein-coding genes within it:
- a CDS encoding FHA domain-containing protein FhaB/FipA: MSELTLTVMRLGFLAVLWLFVIVAVQVIRSDLFGTRVTQRGSRRENARPQQAARQSAPPQQRGQQAGGRQRRGAPTKLVVSEGTLTGTTVALQGQTITLGRAHDSTIVLDDDYASSRHARIYPDRDGQWIVEDLGSTNGTYLDRTRLTTPTPIPLGAPIRIGKTVIELRK
- a CDS encoding Stp1/IreP family PP2C-type Ser/Thr phosphatase, which produces MTLSLRFAAGSHKGMIREGNEDSGYAGPRLLAIADGMGGQAAGEVASSEVISTLVQLDDDVPGSDPLTSLGTAVQRANDQLRMMVEEDPQLEGMGTTLTALLWTGQRLGLVHVGDSRAYLLRDGVLTQITQDHTWVQRLVDEGRITEEEATTHPQRSLLMRALGSGDHVEPDLSIREVRAGDRYLICSDGLSGVVSHQTLEDTLASYQGPQETVQELIQLALRGGGPDNITCIVADVLDTDSGDTLAGRLSDTPVVVGAVAENQAPLGDGGAMQTPAGRASSLGRPPQVQPPAGGFGPPGSGDDHGYGGMPPQGSFGAYTDDDFAKPRTGRKWLKRSFFLILAVGVVGGALYGGHRWTQTQYYVGSKDEHVALYRGISQDLAWVKLSDVEKDHPEIELKYLPQYQRKQVEETIAGGSLGKAQAKIEQLATQASACKKQEQRKAAADAATDKATTPPPSDGTTPATKPTTAAPSPGPTLSEEEQKLASNCGKQ
- a CDS encoding FtsW/RodA/SpoVE family cell cycle protein, with translation MSVVTNTTTIGAIEAPSRRNTELWLLGFAVAIPVFAYLNVGLAIDGKMPPGMLGYGAGLALLAGVAHLVVRKFAPYADPLLLPLATLLNGLGLVLIWRLDQSPRIIARYDTFTPDAPKQMMYSAIGVAMFVGVMLLLKDHRVLQRYTYISMAAALVLLLLPLVPGLGADVFGAKIWINIGGFSIQPGEFAKLVLAVFFSGYLMVKRDALALASRRFMGLYLPRGRDLGPILTIWAVSLLILVFENDLGTSLLFFGMFVIMLYVATERTSWVVMGLLMSTAGAVVVGSTASHVQSRVAAWLDPFGCLKTAPEGSNMAAACDQMTQVLMSFGSGGILGTGLGQGNSDLIGFAANSDFIFATVGEELGLAGVMAFLLLYGLIIERGVRTALAARDPFGKLLAMGLSGAFALQIFVVAGGVMGLIPLTGMTMPFLAYGGSSVIANWALIGVLIRISDTARRPAPAPAPSPDAEMTQVVRP
- a CDS encoding peptidoglycan D,D-transpeptidase FtsI family protein, with amino-acid sequence MNKPLRRVAIFCGLLVLALLIRDNWLQYVRAEELNTHPKNKRVTIERYAHERGNIIVDGKPITGSVDTKDPYYAFKRTYTDGPMWAPVTGYASQAFGATQIESIEDGILTGNDDRLFFDRTLSMFTGEKKTGGDVITTLNGAAQRAAYEGLGDKKGAVAAIDPQTGKILALASTPSYDPSSFAGYHDKDSKAWNDLEEDPDKPKLNRALREIYPPGSVFKVVTAAAALENGKVTDIDAATETPEPYKIPLSTKNMKNHASGCKDASLKRALEVSCNSVFAKLGDEVGRDKMVEMAEKFGFNKEQFIPVRAVSSVYDKNMDRGGNALSSIGQFNTATTPLQMAMVAAGIANDGKLMKPYMIDQLRAPNVDIVTQNEPEELSRPVSAENAQLLQAMMESVVTNGTGSKADVNMPGVRVGGKTGTAQHGEKNKARPYAWFISYAKTDSGSPVAVAVIVEDDAGTDREDISGGGLAAPIARDVMKAVLKSRS
- the pknB gene encoding Stk1 family PASTA domain-containing Ser/Thr kinase, which translates into the protein MEEPRRLGGRYELGSVLGRGGMAEVYLAHDTRLGRTVAVKTLRADLARDPSFQARFRREAQSAASLNHPAIVAVYDTGEDMVYDGGAGAGSGVSIPYIVMEYVDGSTLRELLHSGRKLLPERTLEMTVGILQALEYSHRAGIVHRDIKPANVMLTRTGQVKVMDFGIARAMGDSGMTMTQTAAVIGTAQYLSPEQAKGEQVDARSDLYSTGCLLYELLTVRPPFVGDSPVAVAYQHVREEPQPPSTYDPEITPEMDAIVLKALVKDPDYRYQSADEMRADIEACLDGQPVAATAAMGAAAYGAAGGYGGYGGADDQPTTALRQADPAGQTSMLPPMNPDDGGYGYDDRPGGRRQNRQKKSNTATILLVVAGILVLVGAILIGQALFNNDNGSDKIPVPQLVGKTLQEAEGSATNVGVKLQQGGTARCDQPKGSICSQSPEATSGAQMTKGETITVQVSEGSPLQEVPDVTEKSRESATTQLENKGFKVKVEEEESDEDPGTVIKQNPPGGSKAEKNSEVTITVAKQNQKTVPPVVGNQFDQAKAQLETLKFTVARVDVESDQPAGTVVDQDPKGNSKAAEGTQITLRVSKGPAQQLTIPGDIGGKKLKDARKQLEDMGLVVQLAPGSSDKDNATVVNSNPPAGSPVTPGQTVTLLTVGGDDGGGFFGGARG
- a CDS encoding class E sortase gives rise to the protein MSRARDRIAGAISVFGELLITGGVLLGLFVVYSLWWTNVLADQAADKDASHVRDRWAGGPGALDTKDGIGFLHVPAMGNGEILVKQGTATKTLNNGVAGYYTDPVKSALPQDKQGNFTLAAHRDGHGAKFHNIHKLKTGDSIVFESKDTWYVYKVFKTMPQTTKYNVEVLQPVPKQSGKKKPGRYITLTTCTPMYTSDYRFIVWGELERTEKVDNTRTPPAELR
- a CDS encoding class E sortase, with amino-acid sequence MTTGSPWFRATNPSGPEAERAHEQPYGDGGGYADGGGYADPYGYPQEPAPPAAPYEPIPAEDPYTYEPAYVPEPDPAAYVPEGVRDDETVALRTVEPPLPPPSDPGPGRAERRRAAKGRGRRAATAAPAAAQEPGRPMSRVEARRAARARKDSVGVVASRVVGELFITFGVVMLLFVTYQLWWTNVRAGQEADTAKNRIADDWAKGRKPDAFEPGQGFAIMYIPKLDVVVPIAEGISKPKVLDRGMVGHYGEGRLKTAMPSDKQGNFAVAGHRNTHGEPFRYINRLEPGDPIVVETQDAYYTYEMASVLPQTSPSNVSVIEPVPRGSGFTRPGRYITLTTCTPEFTSTYRMIVWGKMVEERPRSKGKPDALVG
- a CDS encoding aminodeoxychorismate/anthranilate synthase component II is translated as MSARILVVDNYDSFVFNLVQYLYQLGAECEVLRNDEVALEHAQDGFDGVLLSPGPGAPEQAGVCIDMVRHCAATGVPVFGVCLGMQSMAVAYGGVVDRAPELLHGKTSPVTHEGKGVFAGLPSPFTATRYHSLAAEPADLPAELEVTARTEDGIIMGLRHREFAVEGVQFHPESVLTEHGHLMLANWLAQCGDEGAVGRSAGLAPVVGKAVA